From Zingiber officinale cultivar Zhangliang chromosome 5B, Zo_v1.1, whole genome shotgun sequence, the proteins below share one genomic window:
- the LOC121984874 gene encoding 5-methyltetrahydropteroyltriglutamate--homocysteine methyltransferase 1-like produces the protein MASHIVGYPRMGPKRELKFALESFWDGKSSADDLQKVAAELRSSIWKQMADAGIKYIPSNTFSYYDQVLDTTAMVGAVPERYNYTGGEIGFDIYFSMARGNASVPAMEMTKWFDTNYHFIVPELGPHTKFSYSSRKAVSEYKEAKALGIETVPILIGPVTYLLLSKPSRGAEKSFSPLSLLESILPIYKEVIAELKAAGATWIQFDEPTLVMDLQSHQLEAFTKAYSELESSLDGLDVFIETYFADIPAEAYKTVTALKGVRGFGFDLVRGTQTLDLIKTAGFPAGKYLFAGVVDGRNIWANDLASSLSILVGLEAIVGKDKLVVSTSCSLMHTAVDLVNETKLDSEIKSWLAFAAQKVVEVNALAKALAGEKDEGFFSANAAAQSSRKSSPRVTNEEVQRDAAALKGSDHRRPTNVSARLDAQQKKLNLPILPTTTIGSFPQTMDLRRVRREYKANKISEEEYVKAIKEEISKVVKLQEEFDIDVLVHGEPERNDMVEYFGEQLSGFAFTVNGWVQSYGSRCVKPPIIYGDVSRPKAMTVFWSKTAQSMTSRPMKGMLTGPVTILNWSFVRNDQPRSETCYQIALAIKKEVEDLEAAGIQVIQIDEAALREGLPLRKSEQAFYLDWAVHSFRITNCGVHDTTQIHTHMCYSNFNDIIHSIIDMDADVITIENSRSDEKLLSVFREGVKYGAGIGPGVYDIHSPRIPSTEEIADRINKMLAVLQTNILWVNPDCGLKTRKYGEVKPALSNMVAAAKLLRSQLAGAK, from the exons ATGGCGTCACACATTGTTGGATATCCTCGCATGGGCCCCAAGAGAGAGCTCAAGTTTGCTTTAGAATCATTTTGGGATGGGAAGAGCAGTGCTGATGATTTGCAAAAGGTTGCAGCTGAACTCAGATCTTCCATATGGAAGCAAATGGCTGATGCTGGAATCAAATACATCCCCAGCAATACATTTTCTTACTATGATCAAGTGCTTGATACCACAGCAATGGTTGGTGCTGTACCTGAGAGGTACAATTATACTGGTGGAGAGATTGGATTTGATATCTATTTCTCTATGGCTAGGGGAAATGCCTCTGTTCCTGCTATGGAGATGACCAAGTGGTTCGACACCAACTA TCATTTTATTGTACCCGAGTTGGGCCCGCACACCAAATTCTCATACTCCTCTCGCAAGGCAGTGTCTGAGTACAAGGAAGCGAAGGCG TTGGGAATTGAGACTGTCCCCATTCTCATTGGTCCTGTAACATACTTGTTGCTCTCGAAACCTTCTAGAGGTGCTGAGAAGTCAttttctcccctctctcttttGGAAAGCATTTTGCCCATTTACAA ggaagttattgcTGAGCTGAAGGCAGCTGGTGCTACATGGATTCAGTTTGATGAGCCAACACTTGTCATGGATCTTCAGTCTCATCAGTTGGAGGCATTCACAAAGGCTTACTCAGAATTAGAATCATCTCTTGATGGTTTGGATGTGTTCATTGAGACTTACTTTGCTGATATCCCTGCAGAAGCATACAA GACTGTTACTGCTTTGAAGGGTGTTCGCGGTTTTGGTTTTGATCTTGTTCGTGGAACCCAGACACTTGACTTGATCAAGACTGCTGGCTTCCCAGCTGGCAAATATCTTTTTGCTGGAGTCGTTGATGGAAGGAACATTTGGGCAAATGATCTTGCTTCCTCTCTCAGCATTCTTGTGGGTCTTGAGGCCATTGTGGGAAAAG ATAAGCTTGTCGTCTCAACTTCATGCTCACTCATGCACACGGCTGTCGACCTTGTCAACGAGACAAAACTTGATAGTGAGATCAAGTCATGGCTTGCTTTTGCGGCTCAAAAAGTTGTTGAAGTAAATGCATTGGCTAAAGCCTTGGCTGGTGAGAAGGATGAG GGTTTCTTCTCTGCCAATGCTGCTGCTCAGTCCTCAAGAAAGTCCTCCCCTCGTGTGACCAATGAAGAAGTTCAGAGAGAC GCTGCTGCCTTGAAGGGATCTGACCATCGCCGACCCACTAATGTTAGTGCCAGGCTAGATGCTCAGCAGAAAAAGCTCAACCTTCCAATTCTTCCCACTACTACAATTGGTTCATTCCCTCAAACAATGGATCTTCGAAGAGTGCGACGAGAATACAAGGCAAACAA GATCTCTGAGGAAGAATACGTGAAGGCCATCAAAGAGGAAATCAGCAAAGTTGTCAAGCTCCAAGAAGAATTTGATATTGATGTTTTGGTCCATGGAGAGCCTGAG aGAAATGACATGGTTGAATATTTTGGGGAACAATTGTCGGGCTTCGCATTCACTGTTAATGGCTGGGTGCAATCTTATGGTTCACGCTGTGTTAAGCCTCCCATCATTTATGGTGATGTTAGCCGACCCAAGGCGATGACTGTATTCTGGTCTAAAACAGCTCAAAGCATGACTTCTCGCCCAATGAAGGGTATGTTGACAGGCCCTGTCACAATTCTCAACTGGTCCTTTGTAAGGAATGACCAACCCAG GTCTGAGACTTGCTACCAAATTGCTCTTGCTATCAAAAAAGAGGTTGAGGATTTAGAAGCTGCTGGTATACAGGTCATCCAAATTGATGAAGCCGCTCTACGTGAAGGCCTTCCTCTTcggaagtctgagcaagctttctATTTGGACTGGGCTGTTCATTCCTTCAGAATCACAAACTGTGGCGTCCATGACACTACCCAG ATTCACACCCACATGTGCTACTCTAATTTCAACGACATCATCCACTCCATCATTGACATGGATGCCGACGTGATCACCATTGAGAATTCCCGATCTGACGAGAAGTTGCTTTCAGTGTTCCGCGAGGGAGTGAAGTACGGCGCCGGCATTGGCCCAGGTGTGTATGACATTCACTCCCCAAGGATCCCTTCCACTGAGGAGATTGCAGACCGCATCAACAAGATGCTTGCCGTCCTACAAACCAACATCCTCTGGGTCAACCCTGACTGCGGGCTCAAGACTCGCAAGTATGGTGAGGTGAAGCCTGCTCTTAGCAACATGGTCGCAGCTGCCAAGCTCCTCCGCAGCCAACTGGCAGGCGCCAAGTGA